A window from Longibacter salinarum encodes these proteins:
- a CDS encoding L,D-transpeptidase produces MRRTSIARMPWILRSVVIGAMLAIVAGLPAPSTAQGYFDQFELENILTRRAESLDALPEVYYEYMVYDDPSGNSVMARNRLYSRLGNGDMKLGHQRAQLVELLNRITLENVSLGDTLVVPTQYGLDFRAYSPFPRYYPGARDHDKVFIIHKTIQAFAAYEYGTLQRWGIVNTGNPDSTATPNGRFNFNWKEEQRVSTLSPPGEEWEMYWVFNFHAARGIHVHQYAMPTGGPTSHGCVRLVDADAKWIYDWAEAWNTTTGHIGPASGRGKLKSPGSMVLVLGEDPPEHHPNPFLEKRRYPVLKRVSLPTDPYSVEPGTPQQEMWDRLRKQRASR; encoded by the coding sequence ATGAGACGAACGTCTATCGCCCGTATGCCGTGGATCCTGCGAAGCGTCGTCATCGGCGCCATGCTCGCTATTGTCGCCGGGCTTCCTGCTCCGTCGACCGCTCAGGGGTATTTCGATCAGTTTGAGCTCGAAAATATCCTCACGCGGCGCGCCGAATCCCTCGACGCGCTCCCAGAGGTCTACTATGAATACATGGTCTATGACGACCCCAGCGGGAATAGCGTCATGGCTCGCAACCGACTTTATTCGAGGCTCGGCAACGGCGACATGAAGCTTGGCCACCAGCGTGCACAACTCGTCGAGCTCTTGAATCGCATCACGCTGGAAAACGTGTCGCTGGGTGATACACTCGTCGTGCCCACCCAGTACGGTCTCGACTTCCGCGCCTACTCTCCCTTCCCACGGTACTACCCGGGCGCAAGAGATCATGACAAGGTCTTTATCATCCATAAGACGATTCAGGCCTTTGCGGCATACGAATACGGTACGCTCCAGCGCTGGGGCATCGTCAATACGGGCAACCCGGACTCCACGGCCACGCCGAATGGTCGATTCAATTTCAACTGGAAGGAGGAGCAGCGTGTGTCCACGTTGAGCCCGCCAGGCGAGGAATGGGAAATGTACTGGGTGTTCAACTTCCACGCCGCACGCGGCATCCACGTCCACCAGTACGCCATGCCGACCGGTGGACCGACCAGTCACGGCTGTGTCCGCCTCGTCGACGCCGACGCAAAGTGGATCTACGACTGGGCCGAGGCCTGGAATACAACGACTGGACATATCGGTCCGGCCAGCGGCCGTGGAAAGCTCAAATCCCCCGGCAGCATGGTGCTTGTTCTTGGCGAGGACCCGCCCGAACATCACCCGAACCCCTTTCTCGAGAAGCGACGCTACCCGGTACTCAAGCGGGTCTCGCTACCTACCGATCCGTACAGCGTGGAACCGGGCACGCCACAGCAGGAAATGTGGGATCGACTTCGCAAGCAACGCGCGTCGCGATAG
- a CDS encoding DoxX family protein has product MSTYRSIVDWIQSHQEVVLDIIRVYLGVGLLVRGGLFISQTSGISSLVDMSQFDIASAAIVHYVTFAHLIGGLLLAVGLLTRIAALAQIPVLVGAVFFVHLNEGLLSANQSLEFSALVLFLLVVVFVFGPGRWSADYYVFQTEEEDEVGEMWWRDEEEGMPVGGDGDPVPAGADTKGESGAGVAVAADVDTLPRRTTQEAPTFKTCECGNTVGDPEIIVEPQYGWTSGFFFMLGISAPVKEIVFYCQDCGTIVKRSKDAELRERYRWHTS; this is encoded by the coding sequence ATGAGTACGTATCGAAGCATTGTTGATTGGATTCAGTCGCATCAGGAGGTCGTTCTCGACATCATTCGAGTGTATCTCGGCGTCGGGCTCCTGGTGCGCGGAGGATTATTTATCTCGCAGACCAGCGGCATCAGTTCGCTTGTCGATATGTCGCAGTTCGACATCGCCTCGGCTGCCATCGTGCATTATGTCACATTCGCCCACCTGATTGGGGGACTGCTTCTCGCCGTCGGACTCCTGACGCGCATTGCGGCGCTTGCCCAGATCCCTGTTCTCGTGGGCGCTGTGTTTTTCGTTCACCTGAACGAGGGGTTGCTCAGCGCAAACCAATCGCTGGAGTTCTCCGCGCTCGTCCTGTTCCTGCTTGTCGTCGTATTCGTGTTCGGGCCGGGCCGTTGGTCGGCTGACTACTACGTCTTCCAGACCGAAGAAGAGGACGAGGTCGGTGAGATGTGGTGGCGCGACGAAGAGGAGGGGATGCCCGTTGGTGGTGATGGCGATCCCGTTCCGGCTGGAGCCGATACGAAGGGCGAGAGCGGTGCAGGCGTTGCTGTCGCGGCCGACGTCGACACGCTACCCCGACGTACGACTCAAGAAGCCCCGACGTTCAAGACGTGCGAGTGCGGGAATACGGTCGGTGATCCAGAAATAATCGTTGAGCCGCAGTACGGATGGACGTCTGGGTTCTTCTTCATGCTTGGTATCTCCGCACCGGTAAAAGAAATCGTTTTTTACTGTCAGGACTGCGGGACCATCGTGAAACGGAGCAAAGACGCGGAGCTTCGCGAGCGTTATCGCTGGCACACGTCCTGA
- a CDS encoding TraR/DksA family transcriptional regulator: MAKKESQTNDGKSAQAPKTGAQNSSSGVQDRRTPFSDEELQHFRELIMKRRRAAREDIERMRGQIEEAREQASDNTAYSFHMADAGTDAMEREKLYLMIARQQKYIGYLDRALERIDDKTYGICKVTGEPIAKERLEAVPHTEISIAAKQKQKKKEKQNG; the protein is encoded by the coding sequence ATGGCGAAAAAGGAGTCTCAAACGAACGACGGGAAGTCCGCGCAGGCGCCCAAGACCGGTGCCCAAAACTCCAGTTCTGGTGTTCAAGACCGCAGAACGCCCTTCTCTGATGAGGAGCTACAGCACTTCCGCGAGCTCATCATGAAGCGTCGACGTGCAGCCCGTGAGGACATCGAACGGATGCGCGGCCAAATCGAGGAGGCGCGAGAACAGGCGAGTGACAATACGGCGTACTCGTTTCACATGGCGGACGCAGGAACCGACGCCATGGAGCGGGAGAAGTTATACCTGATGATTGCTCGCCAACAGAAGTACATCGGGTACTTGGATCGTGCTCTCGAGCGGATCGACGACAAGACGTACGGCATCTGCAAGGTGACCGGTGAGCCGATTGCGAAGGAGCGCCTTGAGGCCGTGCCGCATACGGAGATCTCCATTGCGGCGAAGCAGAAACAGAAGAAGAAAGAGAAGCAGAACGGGTAA
- the lepA gene encoding translation elongation factor 4 translates to MPDQSKIRNFCIIAHIDHGKSTLADRLLERTGTISERDMQEQTLDDMDLERERGITIKSHAVRMTYKAQDGEEYIFNLIDTPGHVDFTYEVSRALKACEGVILLVDAAQGIEAQTISNLYLALEQDLEIIPVLNKVDLPVAQPDVIAQSLEDLIGEPAEDILAVSAKTGTGVDDLLEMIIDRVPPPSGDPDAPLRALIFDSVYDSYRGSVVYARIFDGTLSQGEGMEFMSNKKRYDAEELGTLRLGRQKVDKLSAGDVGYIIGSVKDVQDTRVGDTITTEKNGATEPIPGFKEVKPMVFSGIYPTDTDDFEDLRSALDKLQLNDASLTYEPETSAALGYGFRVGFLGLLHMEIIQERLDREFGLDIITTVPNVEYRVKVSKPGEEDDGNIVTVDNPEEMPHYGDIDEVYEPYIRADIITPSDYIGNLIQLCEDRRGEYVEQRWLDTERVSLVYELPLAEIVFDFYDTLKSVSRGYASFDYEFIEYRQSDLVKLTILINEDPVDALSTIVHRDSAYEIGRKLTKKLKELIPKQMFEVPVQASIGRRVVARETIRAQKKNVTAKCYGGDITRKRKLWEKQKQGKKRMKQVGSVDVPQEAFLAVLSMNDD, encoded by the coding sequence ATGCCTGACCAGTCGAAGATCCGTAACTTTTGCATCATCGCTCACATCGACCACGGCAAGAGCACGCTGGCTGACCGGCTGCTTGAGCGGACCGGGACGATCAGCGAGCGAGACATGCAGGAGCAGACGCTCGACGACATGGATCTCGAGCGTGAGCGTGGCATCACGATCAAGAGCCACGCCGTTCGTATGACGTACAAGGCGCAGGATGGGGAAGAGTACATCTTCAACCTCATCGATACACCCGGCCACGTCGACTTCACCTACGAAGTGTCGCGTGCGCTGAAGGCCTGTGAGGGTGTCATTCTCCTCGTAGACGCCGCCCAGGGCATCGAGGCGCAGACCATTTCAAACCTGTACCTCGCGCTGGAACAGGATCTGGAGATTATTCCGGTGCTTAACAAGGTCGATCTACCCGTCGCGCAGCCCGATGTCATCGCGCAGTCGCTGGAAGACCTGATCGGCGAGCCAGCCGAAGACATCCTGGCCGTTAGCGCCAAGACCGGTACCGGCGTCGACGATCTACTGGAGATGATCATCGACCGCGTCCCGCCGCCGTCGGGCGATCCAGATGCCCCGCTTCGCGCCCTCATTTTCGACTCGGTGTACGACTCCTATCGCGGATCCGTCGTCTACGCGCGGATTTTCGACGGTACGCTGTCGCAGGGGGAGGGCATGGAGTTCATGTCGAATAAGAAACGGTATGACGCGGAGGAGTTAGGCACGCTGCGCCTCGGCCGGCAGAAGGTCGACAAGCTCTCCGCCGGAGATGTGGGCTACATCATCGGATCCGTGAAGGACGTTCAGGATACGCGCGTTGGTGATACGATCACCACGGAGAAGAACGGTGCCACCGAGCCCATCCCGGGCTTCAAGGAGGTCAAGCCGATGGTCTTTAGCGGAATCTACCCGACCGATACCGACGACTTCGAAGACCTGCGCAGTGCGCTCGATAAGCTGCAACTAAACGACGCGTCCCTTACCTACGAGCCGGAAACCTCTGCCGCGCTCGGCTACGGATTCCGCGTCGGATTCCTCGGTCTGCTCCACATGGAAATTATCCAGGAGCGTCTCGACCGCGAGTTCGGCCTCGACATCATCACGACGGTACCGAACGTGGAGTACCGCGTGAAAGTGAGCAAGCCGGGCGAAGAGGACGATGGAAACATCGTCACGGTGGACAACCCGGAAGAGATGCCGCATTACGGCGACATCGACGAAGTGTATGAACCGTACATCCGCGCGGACATTATTACGCCGAGCGATTATATTGGCAACCTGATTCAGCTCTGCGAAGACCGTCGCGGAGAATACGTCGAGCAGCGCTGGCTCGATACCGAACGCGTCAGCCTCGTTTACGAGTTGCCGCTTGCGGAAATCGTGTTTGACTTCTACGATACGCTGAAGAGCGTGAGCCGCGGCTATGCCTCGTTCGACTACGAGTTCATCGAATACCGTCAGAGCGACCTCGTCAAGCTCACGATCCTCATCAACGAGGACCCGGTCGATGCGCTGTCGACCATCGTTCATCGCGACTCGGCGTACGAGATTGGACGTAAGCTGACGAAGAAACTCAAAGAGCTGATTCCAAAGCAGATGTTCGAGGTGCCGGTACAGGCATCGATCGGTCGCCGCGTGGTGGCGCGAGAAACGATTCGAGCACAGAAGAAAAACGTGACCGCGAAATGCTACGGCGGGGACATCACCCGTAAGCGTAAACTCTGGGAGAAGCAGAAGCAGGGTAAGAAGCGTATGAAGCAGGTCGGGAGTGTCGACGTGCCGCAGGAAGCCTTTCTCGCGGTGCTCTCGATGAACGACGACTAG
- a CDS encoding signal peptidase II — protein MRVLWLSGLVVIIDQLTKAAVLEYMYRGQSIPLVGDWLKFTFTENPGMAFGLQVGPKGTVTVLALLAMGLVAYYFYHVRNAYLPYRLSLAFIFGGAIGNIIDRIFYGVFLGYGELFRGKVVDFIHVSVWKGWIPESVPVYGGAYVDLFPIWNVADMAIVGGVVGVLFFHHTFHERELRRLKRESMQIVAVEAPRVDFALPPLRAYVPHGLHNGNGRPAEPGNAQSSKPVEPVADRSDTTSTPA, from the coding sequence ATGAGAGTACTTTGGCTGTCCGGGCTCGTCGTCATCATCGACCAGCTGACGAAGGCAGCGGTCCTTGAATACATGTACCGTGGGCAGTCCATCCCGCTCGTGGGAGACTGGCTGAAGTTTACCTTCACCGAAAACCCGGGTATGGCGTTTGGCCTGCAAGTTGGGCCGAAGGGAACGGTGACTGTGTTGGCGCTGCTGGCGATGGGGCTCGTTGCCTACTACTTCTATCACGTCCGCAACGCGTACCTGCCGTATCGTTTGAGCCTCGCGTTTATCTTCGGTGGGGCGATCGGGAATATCATCGATCGCATCTTTTACGGCGTCTTCCTCGGGTACGGCGAGCTCTTTCGCGGAAAGGTGGTCGACTTTATCCACGTCAGCGTATGGAAAGGCTGGATTCCTGAATCTGTGCCAGTGTACGGGGGCGCATATGTGGATCTCTTCCCGATCTGGAATGTGGCCGACATGGCTATCGTGGGTGGGGTCGTCGGCGTTCTATTCTTCCATCACACGTTCCATGAGCGCGAACTCCGTCGGCTCAAACGTGAATCGATGCAAATCGTGGCTGTAGAGGCGCCACGCGTCGACTTTGCCCTTCCACCGCTTCGAGCCTACGTCCCTCACGGCCTCCACAATGGTAATGGCCGTCCGGCCGAACCGGGGAATGCCCAGTCGTCTAAGCCCGTCGAGCCGGTGGCGGATCGGTCCGACACGACGTCCACGCCAGCGTGA
- the lepB gene encoding signal peptidase I produces MPSTNTSDVRSRARTADEERPDARPEKGPLRQWLEAFGFALVVVLVLRMFIFALFTIPTPSMERNLLVGDYLYVSKLHYGPRMPMSVGIPFIQSWSVPGVEFPYTRLPGFGEVERGDAVVFNYPPDTGPIDRRMHYIKRVMGMPGDSIAVRDKVVFIDGKAYPLGYGMQQNWLVTKENARYQLPRPRREELAISSIQPTSDARIVRMVATPDAIKEIADLPWIERIQPEITQQPQASLYPGDRGYTRDNYGPIFIPKKGATVELTADNWPIYGPVIDRYENRNARQMTESTFAIDGQETTEYTFQQNYYFVMGDNRDNSQDSRFWGYVPEDHIVGKAVATYFSRSPSSVVPRFSRILRGIDDASVFREESVMTQLPDNVTP; encoded by the coding sequence TTGCCCTCAACAAACACCTCTGATGTTCGATCGCGTGCTCGGACGGCTGACGAAGAGCGTCCAGACGCGCGACCCGAAAAAGGCCCGCTTCGCCAGTGGCTGGAAGCGTTCGGGTTTGCTCTGGTTGTCGTTCTCGTACTGCGCATGTTCATCTTTGCGCTGTTTACGATTCCGACTCCATCAATGGAGCGGAACCTGCTCGTGGGCGACTACCTCTACGTATCGAAGCTCCACTACGGCCCACGAATGCCAATGTCGGTCGGCATTCCGTTTATCCAGTCCTGGTCCGTGCCGGGCGTCGAGTTTCCCTACACGCGTCTGCCAGGCTTTGGTGAGGTAGAGCGGGGCGACGCGGTCGTATTTAATTATCCGCCGGACACAGGCCCGATCGATCGGCGCATGCACTACATCAAGCGCGTCATGGGGATGCCCGGCGACTCAATCGCCGTCCGCGACAAAGTGGTCTTCATCGACGGGAAGGCGTATCCGCTCGGTTACGGTATGCAGCAGAACTGGCTCGTAACGAAGGAGAATGCGCGCTATCAGCTGCCGCGTCCACGTCGTGAGGAGCTTGCCATTTCATCGATCCAGCCGACGTCGGATGCACGCATCGTTCGGATGGTCGCAACCCCGGACGCCATCAAGGAGATCGCCGATCTTCCGTGGATTGAGCGGATTCAGCCGGAGATTACGCAGCAGCCTCAGGCGTCCCTGTATCCGGGCGACCGTGGATATACGCGTGACAACTACGGGCCGATTTTCATCCCGAAGAAGGGGGCTACCGTCGAGTTGACGGCCGACAACTGGCCGATTTACGGGCCGGTGATCGACCGGTATGAGAACCGAAATGCCCGGCAAATGACGGAGTCTACGTTCGCTATTGACGGTCAAGAAACCACGGAGTATACGTTCCAGCAGAACTACTACTTCGTCATGGGCGACAACCGGGACAATTCTCAGGACAGTCGGTTCTGGGGCTACGTGCCGGAGGACCACATCGTCGGCAAAGCTGTGGCAACCTACTTTTCGCGCTCGCCTTCCAGCGTTGTGCCCCGGTTTAGCCGAATCCTACGCGGGATTGACGATGCAAGCGTTTTCCGCGAGGAGTCGGTCATGACGCAGTTGCCGGATAATGTGACGCCGTAG
- a CDS encoding sensor histidine kinase — protein sequence MSDANEPSVWDDPPAGADFTIRLPEIPRQVDLDAVDPASVDAALRSVVHDSLLPVTTGLSVLFMFNMVLHLIFVSMPYAAYISFLAATSAVGALLLRLFLRTMPSDHPRMHAVSGLVVGVVLGHTLFTQIITGSIPLTQLTLLLVGAGVIIMSRRWFAGFLGLTLVLWLTLSLISFPLADLVIPGISVGAAAAFSTMIHVVRRRTNVRAEELRLVSESQKEALREALAAEERQRESLAESEQTLRDTMSDLQSAKSTLERREEELSEMVTALTEAKKQAEESSRIKSAMLANMSHEVRTPLTAVIGFSEILAEETSGESQHFASLIMKSSRRLMETLDSVLKLSRLEAGKVQLNRQSLDLVEEAEAMILEQSNRADAAGVKLDLSTYADSCTSTLDHGALQRILRNLVGNAIKFTDEGGHVIIRIGHSAHPPTDAEAVRRGAQIHVLDDPPERATHAVLQVEDTGIGMSASFQEKMFEAFHQESQGLSRSHEGSGLGLSITQRLIRLMQGEIYVESEKGEGTTFTVYFPLDRFRSNGRSTTNGISQTDSSASDSPSSERSEPVT from the coding sequence ATGAGTGACGCAAACGAACCGAGCGTGTGGGACGACCCGCCCGCTGGCGCCGACTTTACGATTCGCCTTCCCGAGATCCCGCGCCAGGTCGACCTGGACGCCGTGGATCCGGCATCTGTGGATGCGGCGCTTCGCTCGGTTGTTCATGACAGCCTGCTACCGGTGACAACCGGCCTGAGTGTGCTGTTCATGTTCAACATGGTGCTGCATCTGATTTTTGTATCAATGCCTTATGCGGCATACATCTCTTTCCTCGCCGCGACGTCAGCCGTCGGGGCCCTGCTGCTCCGGCTCTTTCTACGGACCATGCCGTCCGATCATCCGCGCATGCATGCAGTCAGCGGACTTGTTGTCGGCGTCGTACTGGGCCACACCTTATTTACTCAGATTATCACAGGAAGCATCCCACTCACGCAGCTGACGTTGTTGCTCGTGGGAGCTGGCGTCATCATCATGTCCCGACGATGGTTCGCCGGATTCCTGGGACTTACTCTGGTCCTCTGGCTCACGTTGTCCCTGATCTCATTTCCGTTGGCCGATCTGGTCATTCCAGGGATTAGCGTCGGTGCAGCCGCGGCCTTTTCAACCATGATACACGTTGTCCGGCGGCGGACGAACGTACGGGCGGAGGAGCTCCGGCTCGTAAGCGAAAGCCAGAAAGAAGCGCTCCGGGAGGCTCTGGCGGCTGAGGAACGTCAGCGCGAGTCCCTGGCCGAGTCAGAGCAAACCCTTCGGGACACGATGAGCGACCTGCAGTCCGCGAAGTCGACCCTTGAGCGACGGGAAGAAGAACTATCGGAGATGGTCACGGCGTTGACCGAGGCGAAAAAGCAGGCGGAAGAATCCAGCCGGATCAAGTCCGCGATGCTAGCCAACATGAGTCATGAAGTTCGAACTCCACTCACGGCCGTTATCGGCTTTTCTGAAATCCTCGCAGAAGAGACGTCCGGAGAAAGCCAGCACTTCGCGTCCCTTATCATGAAGAGTAGCCGTCGCCTGATGGAGACGCTGGATTCAGTCCTGAAACTCTCCCGTCTTGAAGCCGGCAAGGTTCAGCTCAACCGCCAATCACTGGATCTCGTCGAAGAGGCAGAAGCGATGATTCTCGAGCAGTCGAACCGGGCCGACGCTGCCGGAGTGAAACTCGACCTAAGCACCTACGCCGACTCCTGCACCAGTACGCTGGATCACGGCGCCCTTCAGCGCATCCTGCGAAATCTCGTGGGCAACGCAATCAAGTTTACCGACGAAGGCGGCCATGTGATCATCCGCATTGGACACAGCGCCCACCCGCCCACGGACGCGGAGGCGGTTCGTAGAGGAGCCCAAATTCATGTCCTCGACGATCCACCGGAACGAGCTACGCATGCCGTCCTCCAGGTTGAAGACACCGGAATCGGTATGTCCGCTTCATTTCAGGAGAAAATGTTTGAAGCATTCCACCAAGAGAGCCAGGGGTTGAGCCGGAGTCACGAAGGCAGCGGTCTAGGGCTGTCGATCACGCAACGCCTGATCCGCTTGATGCAAGGAGAGATTTACGTCGAGAGCGAGAAAGGCGAAGGCACCACCTTTACCGTCTATTTTCCACTGGATCGCTTCCGGTCAAATGGCCGCTCGACGACAAACGGGATTTCGCAAACCGATTCCTCGGCCAGCGATAGCCCGTCGTCGGAACGAAGTGAACCCGTCACGTGA
- a CDS encoding potassium channel family protein: MSLFGNPSDRLRNWYVRLDQSRREILLASTTLLFVIAIGTAGYRVIEGWPWMDGLFMTFITLTTIGFAEVRPLSDIGRFFTIFIALTGIGIVTFVAARSAQLLLASDRLRERQKMKKIDQLTDHYIVCGYGRVGQRLTEDLEHAGRDYVVIDQSDEEIEQLQDEGRLYVQGNAEDEDTLNKAGIDRAFGVILALPDDSSNVFVTLTAREMNPNVFILARTVDHRNRSKLLHAGADKVIAPSEVGADRMAQVILRPNVDQFLERVLRAGALSLQIDEVEVLPGAPLAGQTLAESNFRQQYDAIVIGMIDQSEGNMMRFNPNPTSRIQEGDILIVLGDPEMIRTLRDQGCTPAT, from the coding sequence ATGAGCCTTTTCGGCAATCCTTCCGACCGTCTACGGAACTGGTACGTTCGTCTTGATCAGTCACGAAGAGAGATCCTGCTTGCGTCGACGACGCTGCTCTTCGTGATCGCGATCGGAACGGCCGGCTATCGCGTGATCGAGGGTTGGCCGTGGATGGACGGCCTGTTCATGACGTTCATCACGCTGACCACGATCGGATTTGCCGAAGTTCGCCCCCTGTCGGACATCGGGCGGTTCTTCACGATCTTCATTGCGCTCACCGGGATTGGCATCGTGACGTTTGTTGCCGCTCGGTCCGCGCAACTCCTCCTCGCCAGCGACCGACTCCGCGAACGCCAGAAGATGAAGAAAATAGATCAACTCACCGATCACTACATCGTTTGTGGATATGGGCGCGTCGGACAGCGCCTTACGGAAGACCTTGAACACGCCGGTCGGGATTACGTCGTCATCGACCAGTCGGACGAAGAAATCGAGCAACTCCAGGACGAGGGGCGGCTGTACGTCCAGGGAAACGCAGAGGACGAGGATACGCTGAACAAGGCAGGCATTGACCGGGCGTTCGGCGTGATTCTCGCTCTTCCAGACGACAGTTCCAATGTCTTTGTGACCCTCACCGCTCGGGAGATGAACCCGAACGTGTTCATCCTCGCACGAACGGTCGATCACAGGAACCGGTCAAAGCTTCTGCACGCGGGCGCAGACAAAGTTATCGCGCCCAGCGAGGTTGGAGCAGACCGGATGGCGCAGGTCATCCTCCGCCCCAACGTGGATCAGTTCCTCGAGAGGGTCCTCCGTGCCGGCGCCCTCAGCCTGCAGATCGACGAGGTCGAGGTCTTGCCCGGTGCCCCCCTCGCCGGTCAAACGCTCGCCGAGAGTAACTTCCGCCAGCAGTACGATGCGATCGTCATCGGGATGATCGACCAGAGCGAAGGCAATATGATGCGGTTTAACCCCAATCCGACGTCGAGAATTCAGGAGGGCGACATTTTGATCGTGCTCGGAGATCCGGAGATGATTCGCACGCTCCGCGATCAAGGGTGTACGCCCGCGACCTGA